The genomic interval TGTTGAAAATAGGTGTGGCATCCATGATTACTCCTGTTGATGCTGTCAAATATTATCAGGAGATAATTGATTACATAGGTGAACAGATAAAACAGCCTGTCCAGATGATCCACAGAAGGACATATGATGAGATGGATACCATGCTCGAAAGGGGAGAAGTCAAGGTTGCATTTATTTGTTCTGCGCCATATGTTAAGAATCGTGAAAAATTCGGGATTGAACTCCTTGTTGCACCAAGTGTTAATGGTAAGGCAACATATCATTCATATATAATTGTTCATAAGGATAGCCCAATACAATCATTCCCGGAATTGAAAGGGAAATTTTTTGCATTTACTGACCCAAAGTCCAATACAGGCAAACTTTATCCAACATATCTTCTTAAGACGATGGGCACTACACCCGAGAAATTCTTTAAAAAAATTATGTATAGTTACAGCCATAACAAGTCTGTGGAATTTGTAGCAAAGAAAATCGTAGATGGGGCTGCTGTTGAAAGCATTGTCTATGAATATATGCTTAAAAAAAATTCACCGTATGCAAAACAGACAAAGGTTATAAAGCGGTCTCAGCCCTACGGTATTCCTCCTGTTGTGGTAACAAATGATATTGATGCAGGTCTTAAAAAGAAAATAAAAGAGGTTCTTCTGAATATGCATAAAACAGAAAAAGGCAGGGCAATCCTGAGGGCAATGATGATAGACGGATTCGTCGAAATACAAGACAGTGCTTATAATTCAATAAGGGAGATGGAGAAGTCTGTAAAAAATAACGAGACTGCTGTCAGGAAAACAAATGGTAGAAAAGTAGTTTTGTTTGGAGTAATACCAAGAGACAATCCGAGGATATTATATGAAAAATATCAGCCGCTTTTGGACTATCTTTCAGAAGAAACCCCTTATTCTTACGAACTCGTCATAAAGAAGAATTATGAAGAAACTGTTGAGGCACTTGGGCATGGAGAGATCGAGGTTGCACTACTGGGTCCTCTTACATACTTGGAGGCTAAGGCAAGATATGGAGCAATATGCATACTTAAGCCAAGAGGGATTGATGGAAATGCATCTTATAAAAGCGTAATAATAAAAAGAAAAGATTCGAATATAAAAAGCACTGATGAGTTGAGAGGTAAAAGCATGGCATTTTCTGCTTCAAAATCCACATCAGGAAATCTAATGCCCCGATATATGCTTGCAAATTCAGGGATTCACCTCAATGAATTGAGTAACTATGCAAATTTTGATTACCATGATTCAGTTGTCAAGGCAGTTTTAAAGGGGCAGTATGATGCTGGTGCTGTCCGAGATTCAGTGGCAAGGAAGTACATAAAATTAGGTCTGCATGTTATTGCGGAGTCTCCCGAAATTCCAACAGGTCCGCTTGTTGTGGGTCCCGGGACGCCATTTTCTATAATAGAAAATATAAAAAGAGCACTGCTTGATTTGAATCCTAATAATCCAAGGCATCAAAAGATATTGAAGAGACTTGATGATGACTTCAGAAATGGTTTCATAGAGGCATTAGATAAGGATTATGCAGATATACGGGCAAAAATCAATGCAGTCCCCCAGACATGCGGCAAAGGCTGTCATCCGAAGATAAAACTATGAATAAAATAATCCTTTTTTGGTCAGGACTGAGTATTAGGTCCAAGTTCATTCTGATTACAACAATAGCCATTATATTTCTCATGGGAATAATAGGCTATATGGCTGTTGAAAGAGGGAAAAAGATTCTATATGCAGAGGTGCAAAGACAGGGCAGACTGCTTGGAGAAACACTGGCAATACCAATAATCAATGATTTGATTTATGAAAGGCTTGGATTGGTAGAGGAAGGTGGACTGCTTGACAACTATATAATGGAGATATTTAACAGGCGGGATGTTGATTTGATTTACATAGCTATTCTGGATGAAGAAGGCAGGGTAATATCTCACAACAATATTGCAGAGTATGGGAAAATGTATTCTGATGCTGCAACAGTAAAGGCACTACAATCAGATGAGGCAGTGATATATAGTTTTTCATCTGAAGGGCATAATGCCCTTGATTTTGGAATCCCTCTCTCCATAGGAAAAAAAAGATGGGGCACATTAAAATTCGCAATATCACTCCAAAAAGTAGAAAAAGAGATAACTGCCACTATTAAAAAGATTGTCATCCTCACATTGTTTCTTATTATTGCAGGCTTTGGGATAATACTCTTTTTAAGCAATCATTTTATAAGTCCTATTACACATCTTGCCTCTACAATGGAAAAGACAAGGGGAGATTATCTTGATGTCAAGGTTGATGTGAAGGGGCATGATGAGCTTGCTGTACTTGGTGAGAGATTCAACGATATGATAGCAAGGATAAAACAGGCAAACGAAGAACTCAAAAAGACTCATGAAAAACTTGTGCAATC from Dissulfurispira thermophila carries:
- a CDS encoding ATP-binding protein is translated as MNKIILFWSGLSIRSKFILITTIAIIFLMGIIGYMAVERGKKILYAEVQRQGRLLGETLAIPIINDLIYERLGLVEEGGLLDNYIMEIFNRRDVDLIYIAILDEEGRVISHNNIAEYGKMYSDAATVKALQSDEAVIYSFSSEGHNALDFGIPLSIGKKRWGTLKFAISLQKVEKEITATIKKIVILTLFLIIAGFGIILFLSNHFISPITHLASTMEKTRGDYLDVKVDVKGHDELAVLGERFNDMIARIKQANEELKKTHEKLVQSEKLASVGILASGVAHEINNPLGGIFNCLQMLKLNINNPESREKYISLIKEGLDRIENTVSKLLWMSRKGDHKPININVKDSINGVYTFVGHKLKKSNIQFINGVEDDISIVFDPHDFHQVILNLFINAIHAMKDRGTLTVKGYRNNSKIHIEVIDTGEGIPRENLGKIFDPFFTTKPPGEGTGLGLWLSYDIVRNYNGNISVESEVGKGSKFTLTFPTN
- the phnD gene encoding phosphate/phosphite/phosphonate ABC transporter substrate-binding protein — translated: MRRLNLIIYILFVFAYLICIPYESSAQQEKVLKIGVASMITPVDAVKYYQEIIDYIGEQIKQPVQMIHRRTYDEMDTMLERGEVKVAFICSAPYVKNREKFGIELLVAPSVNGKATYHSYIIVHKDSPIQSFPELKGKFFAFTDPKSNTGKLYPTYLLKTMGTTPEKFFKKIMYSYSHNKSVEFVAKKIVDGAAVESIVYEYMLKKNSPYAKQTKVIKRSQPYGIPPVVVTNDIDAGLKKKIKEVLLNMHKTEKGRAILRAMMIDGFVEIQDSAYNSIREMEKSVKNNETAVRKTNGRKVVLFGVIPRDNPRILYEKYQPLLDYLSEETPYSYELVIKKNYEETVEALGHGEIEVALLGPLTYLEAKARYGAICILKPRGIDGNASYKSVIIKRKDSNIKSTDELRGKSMAFSASKSTSGNLMPRYMLANSGIHLNELSNYANFDYHDSVVKAVLKGQYDAGAVRDSVARKYIKLGLHVIAESPEIPTGPLVVGPGTPFSIIENIKRALLDLNPNNPRHQKILKRLDDDFRNGFIEALDKDYADIRAKINAVPQTCGKGCHPKIKL